A window from Triticum aestivum cultivar Chinese Spring chromosome 6D, IWGSC CS RefSeq v2.1, whole genome shotgun sequence encodes these proteins:
- the LOC123144117 gene encoding B-box zinc finger protein 32, translating into MAGDRCAGAIAGCELCGGVAAVHCAADSAFLCVPCDAKVHGANFLASRHLRRRLVHAAADGDAGSAGSGSGSESSSSSSCVSTADSCAAASAATRAAGRRRAGCKHRRARAEVVLEGWAKRMGLAPGTARRRAARAAGALRALGRGVSASRVPLRVAMAAALWSEVAGSGCAEAALLRRLEASSHVPARLVVTVASWMARTAVRAAVPAPAEEGWAECS; encoded by the coding sequence ATGGCGGGCGACAGGTGCGCGGGCGCGATCGCGGGGTGCGAGCTGTGCGGGGGCGTCGCGGCGGTGCACTGCGCGGCGGACTCGGCGTTCCTCTGCGTGCCCTGCGACGCCAAGGTGCACGGCGCCAACTTCCTCGCCTCCAGGCACCTGCGCCGCCGCCTCGTCCACGCGGCCGCGGACGGGGACGCCGGATCCgcgggctcgggctcgggctcggaGTCGTCGTCCAGCTCCTCCTGCGTGTCCACCGCCGACTCGTGCGCGGCCGCCTccgcggcgacgcgggcggcggggcggaggaggGCAGGGTGCAAGCACCGGCGCGCGCGTGCGGAGGTGGTCCTCGAGGGGTGGGCCAAGCGGATGGGGCTCGCGCCGGGGACAGCCCGCCGGCGGGCAGCGAGGGCCGCGGGCGCGCTCCGGGCGCTGGGCCGTGGCGTCTCCGCCTCCCGCGTCCCGCTCCGCGTCGCGATGGCCGCCGCGCTCTGGTCGGAGGTCGCCGGATCCGGCTGCGCGGAGGCCGCGCTGCTCCGCCGGCTGGAGGCAAGCTCGCACGTGCCGGCGAGGCTGGTTGTCACGGTGGCGTCGTGGATGGCGCGCACCGCTGTCCGGGCCGCCGTCCCCGCCCCAGCCGAGGAGGGCTGGGCCGAGTGCTCCTGA